In Denitratisoma sp. DHT3, one DNA window encodes the following:
- a CDS encoding UGSC family (seleno)protein, whose amino-acid sequence MSKSMTEKLPAKQLMSCGEVSCEVLVNPIPRPESDPIRITLKPKVPRVTLLDHKKPNSLAILRFTQQILRQRGIEVREEILQKNDAGTPMPAVLLASLSQEPGLVLCGVSDUGSCSSGSSLDAIALQRAGVAGFAILTEPFGDQVNRCMAYQPADRPLPAIVIDHPTQMVPEEVLRQRASQIADAVERLLKDEAP is encoded by the coding sequence GCGAGGTGAGCTGCGAGGTGCTGGTGAACCCCATCCCCCGGCCCGAGTCCGATCCCATCAGGATCACCCTCAAGCCGAAGGTGCCCCGCGTCACCCTGCTTGACCACAAGAAGCCCAACTCCCTGGCGATCCTGCGCTTCACCCAGCAGATTCTGCGGCAGCGGGGCATCGAGGTGCGCGAGGAGATTCTGCAGAAGAATGACGCCGGCACGCCCATGCCGGCGGTCCTGCTGGCCTCCCTGTCCCAGGAGCCGGGGCTCGTCTTGTGCGGAGTCTCCGATTGAGGGAGTTGTTCGTCGGGCAGTTCGCTTGACGCCATTGCTTTGCAGCGGGCCGGTGTCGCCGGTTTCGCGATTCTGACTGAACCTTTCGGGGACCAGGTGAACCGGTGCATGGCCTACCAGCCGGCGGACCGGCCGCTCCCCGCCATCGTGATCGATCATCCGACCCAGATGGTCCCGGAAGAAGTACTGCGGCAGCGGGCGAGCCAGATCGCCGACGCCGTGGAGCGTTTATTGAAGGATGAAGCGCCATGA
- a CDS encoding 3-oxoacyl-[acyl-carrier-protein] synthase III C-terminal domain-containing protein, protein MSTETTLSILGTGIYLPPAHPVCEVAAAAGADVSNYQGWPNVCHALADDHPGTMGAAALKAALADAGVAPEELRLVLFAGISRDYLPSFSVATEIMQACGAQGHCLGLDMTIGCLGALSALDMAQGWLALHGGGVAAIVTAERWSYTVDHGSVASMGLWAHGDGASAAVVSLGTSHAAKAIFHGVEFTTQSDLNGTVLVKYGGTRHPVAPAGANPAERLFMGTSRADIRERYAYGYSSSLEAMKRRFGVAPDRVIINQTAALFLHLIAQVIGIPIERFLLTGPETGHVGSADLLIGLDRMLKSGPFHEPCLLASSTPYAFGAGLLMPPTPG, encoded by the coding sequence ATGAGTACGGAAACGACCCTGTCGATCCTCGGCACCGGCATTTACCTGCCGCCCGCACACCCTGTGTGCGAAGTGGCCGCCGCCGCGGGGGCCGATGTGAGCAACTACCAGGGCTGGCCCAACGTCTGCCATGCCCTGGCGGACGACCACCCCGGCACCATGGGGGCCGCGGCCCTCAAGGCGGCCCTGGCGGATGCCGGGGTGGCGCCCGAGGAACTCCGGCTGGTGCTCTTCGCCGGCATCTCCCGGGACTATCTGCCGTCCTTTTCCGTGGCCACGGAAATCATGCAGGCCTGCGGCGCCCAGGGCCACTGCCTGGGACTGGACATGACCATCGGCTGCCTCGGCGCCCTGTCCGCCCTGGACATGGCCCAGGGCTGGCTGGCGCTCCACGGCGGCGGTGTGGCGGCGATCGTCACGGCGGAACGCTGGTCCTACACCGTGGATCATGGCTCCGTGGCGAGCATGGGACTCTGGGCCCACGGCGACGGCGCCAGCGCCGCCGTGGTGTCTCTGGGAACCTCTCATGCCGCCAAGGCGATCTTCCACGGCGTGGAATTCACCACCCAGAGCGACCTGAACGGCACGGTGCTGGTCAAGTACGGCGGCACCCGCCATCCGGTGGCCCCGGCGGGGGCCAATCCCGCCGAGCGACTGTTCATGGGCACCTCCCGGGCCGATATCCGCGAACGCTATGCCTACGGTTATTCGAGCAGCCTGGAAGCCATGAAAAGGCGCTTCGGCGTTGCGCCCGACCGGGTGATCATCAACCAGACGGCCGCCCTGTTCCTGCACCTGATCGCCCAGGTGATCGGCATTCCCATCGAACGCTTTCTGCTGACCGGGCCCGAGACCGGACACGTGGGCTCGGCGGATCTGCTGATCGGCCTGGACCGGATGCTGAAGTCGGGGCCCTTCCATGAACCCTGTCTGCTGGCGAGCAGCACTCCTTACGCTTTCGGTGCGGGATTGTTGATGCCTCCGACGCCCGGATAA